The bacterium region TTCCCGGACGGGATCTTCCCGCGGTGCTTCTCTTCGACCTCGCCCCAACGGATCGTCCGATCGCCGAACTCTTCGCGGGCCAATTCATAGCCCCACTGCGCGAACGCCCCCTCAGTGTACTTCATGATGTTGCCCTTGTGCACGAGGGTGACGCTCCGGCGGCCGTGGTCGATCGCGTACTGGATGGCCTTGCGGACCAGCCGCTTGGTCCCAAACGGGCTCATCGGCTTGAGCCCGACCCCGGCGCCCTCGCGGATCTTCCACTTGAACTCGCGGCCCACAAAGTCGATCAGCTTCTTGGCCTCGGGGGTGCCGCCCGCAAACTCGTACCCGACGTAGATATCCTCGGTGTTCTCCCGGAACACGACGACGTCCACCTGCTCCGGGTGGCACACCGGGCTCGGCACGCCCTCGAAGTACCGCACGGGACGGATGCACGCGTACAGGTCGAGCTGCTGACGGAGCGACACGTTGAGGCTCCTGAACCCACCCCCGATCGGGGTCGTCAGCGGGCCCTTGATCCCGACGGTGTAGTACTCGAACGCGCGCAGGGTATCGTCGAGGAGCCAGGTCCCGAACTGGGTGTGGGCCTTCTCCCCCGCGAAGACCTCGAACCACACGATCTGCTTCCGCCCGCCATAGGCCTTCTTGACGGCCGCTTCCAGCACGCGCACGGTCGCCCGCCAGATGTCGGGTCCGGTGCCGTCGCCCTCGATGAACGGGATGATCGGAGTGTCGGGGACGTGCAGCGTGCCGTGGCGGATTTCGATCCGCTGCCCCTCGCGGGGAGGGGTGAGCGTCTCTAGGTTCAGCATCCCCCCGGTTCCTTTCTTCCGAGGATCGGGAGAAGAGCCCGCCAGTAGTCTTTCACAGCTTCATGAGGACGACCACGGTAAGGATGGTGCCGACAATGGCACTGCCGTAACACGCGAAGGCCACGAGACCCCGGCCGCCCTTTAACCCTAGGTCGACGAGCGCGAAGCGGAACCGGTGCGCCCAATGGAAGAGTGGGAGCGAGATCAGGACGAAGAGGTAGAGCCGGCTGATCGGGTGGGAAACCAGCGCAAGCACCCGGTCGTATTCGAACGACTCCCGAACCCAGCCCGCGGGCCCCGCGATCCCGGTGAGCACGATGTGGACCGGTACAAGGAAGGCGGCAACGACTCCTCCGACCGCGAAGAGCGCCCACCAGAACGGATCGTTTGACCTGGCCATTTCTCACTTCCACCACAGCACAATGGACGTCATGGCGATGGAGGCGCCAATCCACGCTACGTAAGTGCCACCCACGACGATCAGCGGTGGCACCCTCCGCTCTCCGAACTGCATTCGCATCGCCATCGGGGTGAGATTGAACCACGTGACGGTGTGGAAGAGTGCGGCGGCGAGCACCAGGACATGAAAGACGATCATCCCGGGGGATGCAAGAAACCGCAGGTAAGCCTCGTACGCTTCGCGTCCCTTGGCAAGGTTGTGCAGCATCAGCAGGAAGAGTATCAGATAGGCGACGATGAAGACGCTGGTCAGCTCCCGTATCATGAAGAGAAAGTAGGCGCGGTTGGTGAGCCACCAGGTAGGTGACATGGGACGGTGATACGGGCTCATCATCTCCCCCACGGCCAGAGGACGCTCTTAAACCAATCGATGGTGCTGGACACCTTGGCCTGCTGGATGGCCCCCGCAGGATCGACGTGTGCCGGACAGACGACAGTGCATTCGCCAACGAGGGTACACTCCCAGATGCCCTCATCGCCGGCGACGATCTCCTGGCGCTGCGGGCGTCCCTGGTCGCGCGAGTCCATGCTGTACCGCTGGGCCAGGGCGGTCGCCGCCGGGCCCAGGAAGCGATTATCCATGCCATAGACCGGGCAGGCGGAGTAACAGAGCATACAATTGATACACATGCTGAACTGCTTGTACCGATCCAGCTCGGCCGGATTCTGGAGGAACTCCCCCTCGGAGAGCGGTCTCTCCTCCTTGCGGATGATCCAGGGCTTGATGCTCGTGAGCTTCTCCATAAAGTCGTCCAAGACGATCACCAGGTCGCGCTCGACCGGGAAATTCGCCAGCGGCTCGACCCGTACCGGGGCCGGGTAATAGTCCTTCAAAAAAGTGGCGCAGCTGAGCTTCGGAACCCCGTTGATCATCATCCCGCAACTGCCGCACACGCCCATCCGGCAGGACCAGCGATAAGAAAGGGTTCCATCAATCTCGTCCTTGATGTAGTTGATGGCATCTAGGACCACCCAGTCGTCGCGATACGGGACACGATACGTCTGCAAGGTGGGCGCGGGGTCTTGCTCCCCTCGGTACCTGAAGATCTCCAAGGTCATCGTCGCCGCCGGCATCTTCATCTCCCGTACACGCGTTCCGCGGGCGGCCAGCGGGTGATGACGACATTCAGGTATTCGATCCGCGGCGCACCGCCGGTTCGATAAGCCATGCTGTGCTTGAGGAAGCGTTCGTCGTCGCGCTTCGGATGATCGGTCCGCTGGTGTGATCCGCGCGACTCGGTGCGCGCCACGGCCGAATGGGCGATCGCCTCAGCGACATCCAGCATGAAATCGAGTTCGAGCGCAGATGTGAGTTGGGTGTTGAAACTCAGGCTGCGATCGTCGAGGCGGATGTTCGAGAACCGTTCGCGGAGCCCCGCCAGCCGGTCGCAGGTCTCCCGGAGCGACGCCTCGTCGCGGTAGATGCCGGCGCCGGCCTCCATCGTCCGGGTCATCTCGGTCCGCAACGTTACAATGCGCTCGGTGCCCCCCTCTTTCCGGATGAAGTCGCTGGCGATGCGCTGCTGCTCGTCGCGTGCCTGGGCGGCCAGGGCCGTGCGGTCGATCTCCGAGTGCTCCAAGGCGAACGTGGCCGCACTCTTGCCCGCCCGGGCTCCGAACACCAACAGCTCCGGCAGCGAGTTCGACCCCAGCCGGTTCGCCCCGTTGATGCTGACGCAGGCGACTTCGCCCGCGGCGAACAGGCCGGTCAGGGATGACGCGCCGTGCACGTCTGTGTGCACACCCCCCATCATGTAGTGCACGACCGGCCGGACCGGGATGGGCTCGTACACCGGGTCGATGCCGACATAGCGGCGCGCGAGCTCGCGCAGGAAGGGGAGGTCTGCATTGATCTTCTTCTCGCCCAAGTGCCGCATGTCGAGAAGCACGACCTCCCCGTAAGGACCTTCGATGGTACGACCCTTTTGGGCCTCCTTCACAAACGCCTGCGACACCTTGTCTCGAGGCCCCATTTCCATGGCCCGCAACCGCGGCCAGGGCTCCGGGGGGCCCAGGCCGTAGTCCTGCAGATAGCGGTAGCCATCCTTGTTGACGAGGATGGCCCCCTCCCCCCGGGCCCCCTCGGTGATGAGGATACCCGTGCCCGGCAGCCCCGTGGGGTGGTATTGGACGAATTCCATGTCCTTGAGCGGCACCCCGGCCCGATAGGCCATGGCCATCCCGTCACCGGTCTTGATGGCCCCGTTGGTGGTAAAGGGAAAAACGCGACCCGCTCCGCCCGTACAAAGAATCACCGCCCTGGCCGCGATCAGCCGGACGTGCCCGGTGCGCATCTCGATGGCCGTGACGCCTTGACATCGGCCATTCTCCACGAGCAGCTTCGTCGCGAACCACTCGTCGTACCGCTTGATCGCAGCGAATTTCAGCGAGGTCTGGAACAGGGTATGCAGCATGTGGAAGCCGGTCTTATCGGCCGCAAACCATGTACGCTCGATCGTCATCCCGCCAAAGGGCCGGACGGCGACGCTTCCGTTCGGATCGCGGCTCCAGGGGCAGCCCCAATGCTCGAGCTGGATCATCTCGCGTGGAGCTTCCTTGACGAACGCTTCGACGGCATCCTGATCCGCCAGCCAATCGGACCCGCTGATCGTGTCGGTCATATGGTCCTCGACGCTGTCGTTCTCTTTGATCACCGCGGCGGCGCCCCCTTCGGCCGACACGGTGTGGCTGCGCATCGGGTAGACCTTCGAGACGATCGCGATGTCAAGCTCGGGATTCGTCTCGGCCGCGGCGATGGCAGCGCGCAGCCCGGCCCCCCCGCCGCCGATGATGACGATGTCGTGCTGGATGATCTCTGCCACTCTCCTAGGTGCCCCGCGGCTCCTTCTTTTTCCCGAACACCCGGAGGAGCGACCGCCAGGGATCAAAGTAGTCGTCCGCCATGCGCTCCTTGAGGGGGATGATGGCGTTATCGGTGATGTGGATGTGCTCCGGGCAGACCTCCTCACAGCACTTGGTAATGTTGCAGAACCCGATCCCGCCGCTCCCTCGGAGGAGGTCCGTCCGCGAGAGCGTGTCCTTGGGGTGCATTTCCAGGGCGGCAACCCGCACCATGAATCGGGGGCCCATGTAGCGGTCGAACCCATCGTGCTCCCGCAGGACGTGGCAGACGTCCTGGCAGAGGAAGCACTCGATACACTTCCGGAACTCGAAGAGCCGTTCCACGTCCTCGGGATACATCTTCCATGGTCCGGGGTCATACGGGCTGGGTGTAAACGGCGGGATCTGCTTGTTGACCCGATAGTTCCAGGAGACATCCGAGACGAGGTCTTTGATGACAGGAAAGGCTTTCATCGGCCGCACAGTAATCGGCTCGCCCTTGAAGTCGTCCACGCGGGTCTTGCACATCAACCGGGGGTGACCATTGATCTCCGCACTGCACGACCCGCACTTCGCCGCCTTGCAGTTCCAGCGGCACGCAAGGGTGCCATCCAGGTGAGCCTGGATGTAATGGATCCCGTCGAGTACAACCATGCCTT contains the following coding sequences:
- the icd gene encoding isocitrate dehydrogenase (NADP(+)) codes for the protein MLNLETLTPPREGQRIEIRHGTLHVPDTPIIPFIEGDGTGPDIWRATVRVLEAAVKKAYGGRKQIVWFEVFAGEKAHTQFGTWLLDDTLRAFEYYTVGIKGPLTTPIGGGFRSLNVSLRQQLDLYACIRPVRYFEGVPSPVCHPEQVDVVVFRENTEDIYVGYEFAGGTPEAKKLIDFVGREFKWKIREGAGVGLKPMSPFGTKRLVRKAIQYAIDHGRRSVTLVHKGNIMKYTEGAFAQWGYELAREEFGDRTIRWGEVEEKHRGKIPSGKILIQDYIADVTFQHLLTRPRSFDVIATGNLNGDYISDAVAAQVGGIGMAPGGNISDFHAVFEATHGTAPKYANQDKVNPGSLILSGVMMLEHLGWREAGDLIIKGMEATFRRKIMTYDLARLTEGAHEVRTSEFATSVIDSM
- the frdD gene encoding fumarate reductase subunit FrdD — encoded protein: MARSNDPFWWALFAVGGVVAAFLVPVHIVLTGIAGPAGWVRESFEYDRVLALVSHPISRLYLFVLISLPLFHWAHRFRFALVDLGLKGGRGLVAFACYGSAIVGTILTVVVLMKL
- a CDS encoding fumarate reductase subunit C, with amino-acid sequence MSPYHRPMSPTWWLTNRAYFLFMIRELTSVFIVAYLILFLLMLHNLAKGREAYEAYLRFLASPGMIVFHVLVLAAALFHTVTWFNLTPMAMRMQFGERRVPPLIVVGGTYVAWIGASIAMTSIVLWWK
- a CDS encoding succinate dehydrogenase/fumarate reductase iron-sulfur subunit; this translates as MPAATMTLEIFRYRGEQDPAPTLQTYRVPYRDDWVVLDAINYIKDEIDGTLSYRWSCRMGVCGSCGMMINGVPKLSCATFLKDYYPAPVRVEPLANFPVERDLVIVLDDFMEKLTSIKPWIIRKEERPLSEGEFLQNPAELDRYKQFSMCINCMLCYSACPVYGMDNRFLGPAATALAQRYSMDSRDQGRPQRQEIVAGDEGIWECTLVGECTVVCPAHVDPAGAIQQAKVSSTIDWFKSVLWPWGR
- the frdA gene encoding fumarate reductase (quinol) flavoprotein subunit codes for the protein MAEIIQHDIVIIGGGGAGLRAAIAAAETNPELDIAIVSKVYPMRSHTVSAEGGAAAVIKENDSVEDHMTDTISGSDWLADQDAVEAFVKEAPREMIQLEHWGCPWSRDPNGSVAVRPFGGMTIERTWFAADKTGFHMLHTLFQTSLKFAAIKRYDEWFATKLLVENGRCQGVTAIEMRTGHVRLIAARAVILCTGGAGRVFPFTTNGAIKTGDGMAMAYRAGVPLKDMEFVQYHPTGLPGTGILITEGARGEGAILVNKDGYRYLQDYGLGPPEPWPRLRAMEMGPRDKVSQAFVKEAQKGRTIEGPYGEVVLLDMRHLGEKKINADLPFLRELARRYVGIDPVYEPIPVRPVVHYMMGGVHTDVHGASSLTGLFAAGEVACVSINGANRLGSNSLPELLVFGARAGKSAATFALEHSEIDRTALAAQARDEQQRIASDFIRKEGGTERIVTLRTEMTRTMEAGAGIYRDEASLRETCDRLAGLRERFSNIRLDDRSLSFNTQLTSALELDFMLDVAEAIAHSAVARTESRGSHQRTDHPKRDDERFLKHSMAYRTGGAPRIEYLNVVITRWPPAERVYGR
- a CDS encoding succinate dehydrogenase/fumarate reductase iron-sulfur subunit, with the translated sequence MAEATFHVFRGDAKGGDLVTYGVPVTEGMVVLDGIHYIQAHLDGTLACRWNCKAAKCGSCSAEINGHPRLMCKTRVDDFKGEPITVRPMKAFPVIKDLVSDVSWNYRVNKQIPPFTPSPYDPGPWKMYPEDVERLFEFRKCIECFLCQDVCHVLREHDGFDRYMGPRFMVRVAALEMHPKDTLSRTDLLRGSGGIGFCNITKCCEEVCPEHIHITDNAIIPLKERMADDYFDPWRSLLRVFGKKKEPRGT